From a region of the Phragmites australis chromosome 21, lpPhrAust1.1, whole genome shotgun sequence genome:
- the LOC133903766 gene encoding protein IQ-DOMAIN 19-like: protein MGKAGRWLKSILAGRKDGRGREKALQQQQQQGDATPLPAASTREKRRWSFRRPAPPGKAAAPSPLSLEPGVSGAGLAGLSVSGRELELQQSDHAVAEAAEESDVLANCLVEEAAAARIQATFRGYLARKALCALRGLVKLQALIRGQLVRRQANATLRRMQALVSAQSRLRAQRARMLEDQRRSPQHPRRRSSYEMDRSGEEHVKIVEMDIGEPTRLGRSSFSAVARESRERRLAEYYYGQRSPAPSPSAASLAELSPRAYSGHFEGVSAFDPASTARSSPYVPPYADAAEPGSGFFVPNYMANTESSRAKARSQSAPRQRTDALERQPSRRRGVPGAPKKMMQRSSSHIGAYGYEYPWTGVRLDQSCASLVGSECGSTSTVLTAATIGYYRSLVGFEVHRGHY, encoded by the exons ATGGGGAAGGCTGGGAGGTGGCTGAAGAGCATCTTGGCGGGGAGGAAGGACGGCAGGGGGAGGGAGAAGgcgctgcagcagcagcagcagcaaggtgaCGCGAcgccgctgccggcggcgagcaccCGGGAGAAGAGGCGATGGAGCTTCCGGCGGCCGGCGCCACCGGGGAAGGCCGCGGCGCCGTCACCGCTGTCCCTGGAGCCGGGCGTGTCCGGTGCGGGGCTCGCTGGCCTGTCGGTGTCGGGGCGCGAGCTTGAGCTTCAACAGAGCGACCACGCCGTGGCGGAGGCGGCAGAGGAGAGCGACGTGTTGGCGAACTGCCTCGTCGAGGAGGCGGCCGCCGCCAGGATCCAGGCCACCTTCAGAGGCTATCTG GCGAGGAAGGCGCTGTGCGCGCTGCGGGGGCTGGTGAAGCTGCAGGCGCTGATCAGGGGCCAGCTGGTGAGGAGGCAGGCCAACGCCACGCTCCGCCGCATGCAGGCGCTCGTCTCGGCGCAGTCCCGCCTGCGCGCGCAGCGCGCGCGCATGCTGGAGGACCAACGCCGGTCGCCGCAGCACCCCAGGCGCCGCAGCTCCTAC GAGATGGACCGGTCCGGCGAGGAGCACGTCAAGATCGTGGAGATGGACATCGGTGAGCCGACACGGCTGGGGCGGAGCAGCTTCTCGGCGGTGGCGCGCGAGTCGAGAGAGCGGCGCCTCGCGGAGTACTACTACGGGCAGCGCTCGcccgcgccgtcgccgtccgCGGCGTCGTTGGCCGAGCTGAGCCCGCGCGCGTACAGCGGCCACTTCGAGGGCGTCTCCGCGTTCGACCCCGCGTCCACGGCGCGGAGCAGCCCGTACGTGCCGCCGTACGCcgacgccgccgagcctggctCGGGGTTCTTCGTCCCGAACTACATGGCGAACACGGAGTCGTCCCGAGCCAAGGCCAGGTCCCAGAGCGCGCCGAGGCAGCGCACCGACGCGCTGGAGCGGCAGCCTAGCCGGCGCCGCGGCGTCCCAGGCGCGCCCAAGAAGATGATGCAGCGGTCGTCGTCGCACATCGGCGCGTACGGGTACGAGTACCCGTGGACGGGCGTGAGGCTGGACCAGTCCTGCGCCTCGCTCGTGGGCAGCGAGTGCGGGTCCACGAGCACCGTGCTCACCGCCGCCACCATCGGCTACTACCGCTCGCTCGTCGGATTCGAG GTACACAGGGGCCACTACTGA
- the LOC133903154 gene encoding sulfate transporter 3.1-like: MEQQVADVPAAADGQRPARVPVPPTRPLLSTVGACLKETLFPDDPFRAVAREAGGRGRALAVLRYLFPCLEWLPSYSLGSLRSDLVAGVTVASLAVPQGISYARLAGLDPVVGLYSSFVPALVYPVMGSSQHLAVGTTAVGSLLIASMLGEVASPAEEPALYARLAFTATFFAGVFQAALGVLRLGFLVDFLSHATIVGFMGGAATIVCLQQLRGFLGLRHFTTATDLPNVMRSVFSQFSQWQWQPLVLGCCLLLFLQITRSISKKHPKYFWVSAAAPLVSVILSTVLAFLIDGEKHGIQTIGYVKKGINPLSVKSLLLSSPHTWLTAKTGILIGIIALAEGTAVARSFAMSKGYHVDGNKEMIAFGLMNMAGSCTSCYLTASPLSRSAVNRDAGCRTAASNAVMAVAVMLTLLFLTPLFRHTPQVALSAIIASAMAGIVQLSAATRLWRVDKVDFCVCLGTFLGVVFGSIDIGLIVAVGVLVLRILLFIARPRTTALGKMPDSTVYRRMDQYTMAKGVPGVLMLRIDSPIYFANASYLQERISRWIEDEEDRIEANGEETLQCIVLDMGAVASIDSSGTKMVEDLKRNLDKRSIQIALANPGSEIMRKLDKSEVLQLIGNEWIFLTVGEACDYAQSNRKIRIAASPDEMV, encoded by the exons ATGGAGCAACAGGTCGCCGAcgtgccggcggcggcggacggccaGCGTCCGGCGCGCGTTCCGGTGCCCCCGACGCGGCCGCTCCTCAGCACGGTCGGGGCCTGCCTCAAGGAGACGCTGTTCCCGGACGACCCGTTCCGCGCCGTGGCGCGCGAGGCCGGCGGGCGCGGCCGCGCGTTGGCCGTGCTCCGGTACTTGTTCCCGTGCCTCGAGTGGCTGCCGTCGTACTCGCTCGGCTCGCTCCGGTcggacctcgtcgccggcgtcaccgTCGCCAGCCTCGCCGTCCCGCAGGGCATCAGCTACGCCAGGCTCGCCGGCCTCGACCCCGTCGTCGGCCTAT ACTCGAGCTTCGTGCCGGCGCTGGTGTACCCGGTGATGGGGAGCTCacagcacctggcggtggggACGACGGCCGTGGGCTCGCTGCTCATTGCGTCGATGCTGGGGGAGGTAGCGTCGCCGGCGGAGGAGCCGGCGCTGTACGCGCGCCTCGCCTTCACGGCCACGTTCTTCGCCGGCGTCTTCCAGGCCGCGCTGGGCGTCCTCCGGCTGGGCTTCCTGGTGGACTTCCTGTCGCACGCGACGATCGTCGGGTTCATGGGCGGGGCGGCGACGATAGTGTGCCTGCAGCAGCTCCGGGGGTTCCTCGGCCTCCGGCACTTCACCACCGCCACCGACCTCCCCAACGTCATGCGCTCCGTCTTCTCGCAGTTTAGCCAG TGGCAATGGCAACCCCTTGTTCTTGGATgttgcctcctcctcttcctgcaAATCACGCGCTCCATC AGCAAGAAGCATCCCAAATACTTTTGGGTATCGGCCGCGGCGCCATTGGTGTCAGTCATCCTCTCGACCGTTCTGGCCTTCCTCATCGACGGTGAGAAGCACGGCATTCAAACG ATCGGCTACGTCAAGAAGGGCATCAATCCGTTGTCCGTGAAGAGTCTTCTGCTCTCGTCGCCACACACGTGGCTCACCGCCAAGACCGGAATCCTCATCGGCATCATCGCCCTCGCC GAAGGGACTGCGGTGGCGAGGAGCTTTGCCATGTCCAAGGGCTACCACGTCGACGGGAACAAGGAGATGATCGCGTTCGGGTTGATGAACATGGCCGGGTCCTGCACCTCCTGCTACCTCACGGCGAGCCCCTTATCGCGGTCGGCGGTCAACCGCGACGCCGGGTGCCGGACGGCCGCGTCCAACGCCGTGATGGCCGTGGCGGTGATGCTCACGCTCCTCTTCCTGACGCCGCTCTTCCGGCACACACCGCAGGTGGCGCTCTCGGCCATCATCGCCTCCGCCATGGCTGGCATCGTCCAGCTCAGCGCCGCGACGCGCCTCTGGCGGGTGGACAAGGTCGACTTCTGCGTCTGCCTTGGCACCTTCCTCGGCGTCGTCTTCGGCAGCATCGACATCGGGCTCATCGTCGCG GTTGGGGTATTGGTTCTCCGGATCCTGCTGTTCATCGCACGGCCGAGGACGACGGCCCTCGGGAAGATGCCGGACTCGACGGTCTACCGGAGGATGGACCAGTACACCATGGCCAAGGGCGTTCCAGGAGTGCTCATGCTGCGCATCGACTCGCCTATCTACTTTGCCAATGCGAGCTACCTGCAAGAGAG GATCTCGCGGTGgattgaggatgaggaggaccgAATCGAGGCCAATGGAGAGGAGACCTTGCAGTGTATAGTCCTGGACATGGGTG CCGTTGCGAGTATCGACTCGAGCGGGACAAAGATGGTGGAGGATCTCAAGAGGAACCTTGACAAGAGGAGCATTCAG ATTGCACTCGCGAACCCGGGGAGCGAGATCATGAGGAAGCTGGACAAATCGGAGGTGCTCCAGCTCATCGGCAACGAGTGGATCTTCCTGACGGTTGGCGAGGCGTGCGACTACGCGCAGAGCAACCGCAAGATTAGAATTGCTGCATCTCCTGACGAGATGGTATGA